In Massilia forsythiae, one DNA window encodes the following:
- a CDS encoding autotransporter assembly complex protein TamA, which translates to MFSARPDQTTASTPAQPRILAQIVLAVNALCLAQGALAQAVVAPTPPSAQDAKPEPVPQALPPSGQPVTQENVSDAPPRAVNYTVRIDAPRNLRGLLEDNLDLMRWRGNPRLDLEQLQRLVRVAPEQVKTLIATEGYYSPKVSAGLDTSGATPVARVIVDPGEPVVVGDVDLELRGFPKTDAAAGTAPALDAAALRNRWTLAVGARFRTADWESAKRGLLREVTQTRFPRAQLLDSSATVDPDTHRALLKVVLDSGPEIRLGELRIEGLSRYPSSVVTNLNQIRPGEQYSEATLQALQGKLQETGYFASVEVSADLSSVLNEQISDLNQTGSAQPSTQTGPVTLPVLVRVTENKRKNVSVGLGYSTNTGARAQANYGDLFVFGKRMKSSLLYEQLHQSARTDFYWPTTSNGYSDSVGAGYDRQDVRGEVTRTTSISATRAWGSPLLERSLKLEALTEQITIDDLPTSRVKSVPLTFSITKRRLDSLVAPTTGYIANAQIGVAPLPVLTDEKFVRAYARFLAYKPLGPKGTLITRGELGAVGSGNKAGVPSTFLFRAGGDGSVRGYGYQQLGVPVGSAITGARYLLTASAEYDYWFKPPYGAAVFYDVGNAADRIGDLKPKAGYGVGARWRSPVGPINVDVAYGEAVKKVRLHFSLGFTF; encoded by the coding sequence ATGTTTTCCGCGCGACCCGACCAGACCACGGCATCGACCCCGGCGCAACCACGGATTCTGGCACAAATCGTGCTGGCCGTGAACGCGCTGTGCCTGGCCCAAGGCGCGCTCGCGCAGGCGGTGGTGGCGCCCACGCCGCCTTCGGCCCAGGACGCCAAGCCGGAACCGGTGCCGCAGGCGCTGCCGCCGTCGGGCCAGCCGGTGACGCAGGAAAACGTGTCGGATGCGCCGCCGCGCGCCGTCAACTACACGGTACGCATCGATGCGCCGCGCAACCTGCGCGGGCTGCTGGAAGACAACCTCGACCTGATGCGCTGGCGTGGCAACCCGCGCCTCGACCTGGAGCAGCTGCAGCGCCTGGTGCGCGTGGCGCCCGAGCAGGTCAAGACCCTGATCGCCACCGAGGGATATTACTCGCCCAAGGTGTCGGCCGGCCTCGACACCTCCGGCGCCACGCCGGTGGCGCGCGTCATCGTCGATCCGGGCGAGCCGGTGGTGGTGGGCGACGTCGACCTCGAATTGCGCGGCTTTCCCAAGACCGACGCGGCGGCCGGCACCGCGCCGGCGCTGGACGCCGCCGCCCTGCGCAACCGCTGGACCCTGGCCGTGGGCGCGCGCTTCCGCACCGCCGACTGGGAATCGGCCAAGCGCGGCCTGCTGCGCGAAGTCACGCAGACGCGCTTCCCGCGCGCCCAGCTGCTCGATTCCAGCGCCACGGTCGATCCGGACACCCACCGCGCCCTGCTCAAGGTGGTGCTCGACAGCGGCCCGGAAATCCGGTTGGGCGAATTGCGCATCGAAGGCCTGTCGCGCTATCCGAGCAGCGTGGTGACGAACCTGAACCAGATCCGCCCCGGCGAGCAGTACAGCGAAGCCACGCTGCAGGCGCTGCAGGGCAAGCTGCAGGAAACCGGTTACTTCGCCAGCGTGGAGGTGAGCGCCGACCTGTCCTCGGTGCTGAACGAGCAGATCAGCGACCTGAACCAGACCGGCAGCGCCCAGCCGTCCACGCAGACCGGCCCGGTCACGCTGCCGGTGCTGGTGCGGGTGACGGAAAACAAGCGCAAGAACGTCTCGGTCGGCCTCGGTTACTCGACCAATACCGGCGCGCGCGCACAGGCCAACTACGGCGACCTGTTCGTGTTCGGCAAGCGCATGAAGAGCAGCCTGCTGTACGAGCAGCTGCACCAGAGCGCGCGCACCGATTTCTATTGGCCGACCACCTCGAACGGCTACAGCGACAGCGTGGGCGCCGGCTACGACCGCCAGGACGTGCGCGGCGAGGTCACGCGCACCACCAGCATCTCGGCCACGCGCGCCTGGGGTTCGCCGCTGCTGGAGCGCAGCCTGAAGCTGGAAGCGCTGACCGAACAGATCACGATCGACGACCTGCCGACCTCGCGCGTAAAAAGCGTGCCGCTGACCTTCTCGATCACCAAGCGCCGCCTGGACAGCCTGGTGGCGCCGACCACCGGCTACATCGCCAACGCCCAGATCGGCGTGGCGCCGCTGCCGGTGCTCACCGATGAAAAATTCGTGCGCGCCTATGCCCGCTTCCTGGCCTACAAACCGCTGGGGCCGAAGGGCACCCTGATCACGCGCGGCGAACTGGGCGCCGTAGGTTCCGGCAACAAGGCCGGCGTGCCCTCGACCTTCCTGTTCCGCGCCGGCGGCGACGGCTCGGTGCGCGGCTACGGCTACCAGCAACTGGGCGTGCCGGTCGGCAGCGCCATCACCGGCGCGCGCTACCTGCTCACCGCCAGCGCCGAATACGATTACTGGTTCAAGCCGCCCTACGGCGCGGCGGTGTTCTATGATGTGGGCAATGCCGCCGACCGCATCGGCGACCTGAAGCCCAAGGCCGGCTACGGCGTCGGCGCGCGCTGGCGCAGCCCGGTCGGGCCGATCAACGTCGATGTCGCCTACGGCGAGGCGGTCAAGAAAGTCCGTCTGCACTTTTCTCTGGGATTCACTTTCTGA
- a CDS encoding PPC domain-containing DNA-binding protein, protein MTALPLRIPAGADLRAALAAIPAAYGAAAAFVVQGIGSLSVARIRYAGVADPAELRGDLELLSLGGSLAPDGVHLHLAVADAHGRVTGGHMAPGCIVRTTAEVLVALLPGHRFSREHDAATGFLELRVDQD, encoded by the coding sequence ATGACCGCCCTGCCCCTGCGCATCCCTGCCGGCGCCGACCTGCGCGCCGCGCTCGCCGCCATTCCCGCCGCGTACGGCGCCGCCGCCGCCTTCGTGGTGCAGGGCATCGGCAGCCTGAGCGTGGCCCGCATCCGCTATGCCGGCGTGGCCGACCCGGCCGAACTGCGCGGCGACCTCGAACTCCTGAGCCTGGGCGGCTCGCTGGCGCCGGACGGCGTGCACCTGCACCTGGCGGTGGCGGACGCGCACGGGCGCGTGACCGGCGGCCACATGGCGCCGGGCTGCATCGTGCGCACCACCGCCGAGGTGCTGGTGGCGCTGCTGCCCGGCCACCGTTTCAGCCGCGAACACGACGCCGCGACCGGGTTCCTGGAATTGCGGGTGGACCAGGATTGA
- a CDS encoding hybrid sensor histidine kinase/response regulator, which translates to MILAILLPAFVAAALAVGYVYLEERRAQEKSVHEAVRAFALLVDNELETSEATLRALANSPSLAKGDLAEFYRHAQSLAPSRDTAIVLYDLNARQLLNTRAPLGSALPAQRFSNIGELMKQHGADRTLVSDLYAAPLGSRYDYVIQVPVRRDGRITHFLSLSSNASSMQDLLERQGFPDQWQAVIVDRGGHIIARLQEAEKFRGRLVRDAVLRKFAAMPDGMVSATNLAGIPMHGYFSTVPDSGWRVMVTIPQEEMRRVPQRAAAFLAAIMALLLVLAVAVARWFGQRALAPIDYLARSAEELGQGREVAYAPQRVHEFDAVARRLAEASGKILRAQGELERRVAEAVADSERAQNALLRGQKLEALGRLTGGIAHEFNNLLQTLTTALQMASLTATQPRVQSLLDTCKRTVGRAAALTTRLGSFGRVQDAKLLTVDPCEQVRNSVQLMRGVLRQDIDLQVSCAADAWPVTVDPLQFDLALLNLAINARDAMPSGGRLAIDVRNVALETTAERAGGECVRVRLADSGAGMPPEVLARALDPFFTTKAPGEGTGLGLPQAYAFATQSQGHLALASSVGAGTTVDIFLPRSRQALSPTAAAKDGVLPRAAGRVLFVEDDPLVREAVLPGLEESGFDVVVAASGDEALAMIEGGLDADVVFSDVVMPGRVSGIDLAAILHERRPGLPVVLATGYTDQRAVVPGVQVLAKPYEIGQLIELLGSLARANT; encoded by the coding sequence GTGATCCTCGCCATTCTGCTGCCCGCCTTCGTGGCGGCGGCGCTGGCGGTCGGCTATGTCTACCTGGAAGAACGGCGCGCCCAGGAAAAGAGCGTGCACGAGGCGGTGCGCGCCTTCGCCCTGCTGGTCGACAACGAGCTGGAAACCAGCGAAGCCACGCTGCGCGCGCTGGCCAATTCGCCCTCGCTGGCCAAGGGCGACCTGGCCGAGTTCTACCGCCACGCGCAATCGCTGGCACCGTCGCGCGACACCGCGATCGTGCTGTACGACCTGAACGCGCGCCAGCTGCTCAACACCCGTGCGCCGCTGGGCAGCGCGCTGCCGGCCCAGCGTTTTTCCAACATCGGCGAGTTGATGAAACAGCACGGCGCCGACCGCACCCTGGTGTCCGACCTGTACGCGGCGCCGCTGGGCAGCCGCTACGACTACGTGATCCAGGTGCCGGTGCGCCGCGACGGCCGCATCACCCATTTCCTGAGCCTGAGCTCGAACGCTTCCAGCATGCAGGACCTGCTGGAACGGCAGGGTTTCCCGGACCAGTGGCAGGCGGTGATCGTCGACCGCGGCGGCCACATCATCGCGCGCCTGCAGGAGGCGGAAAAATTCCGCGGCCGCCTGGTGCGCGACGCCGTGCTGCGCAAGTTCGCCGCCATGCCGGACGGGATGGTGTCGGCCACCAACCTGGCCGGCATCCCGATGCACGGCTATTTCAGCACGGTGCCCGATTCCGGCTGGCGCGTGATGGTCACGATCCCGCAGGAAGAGATGCGCCGGGTGCCGCAGCGCGCCGCCGCCTTCCTGGCCGCCATCATGGCGCTGCTGCTGGTGCTGGCGGTGGCGGTGGCGCGCTGGTTCGGCCAGCGCGCGCTGGCGCCGATCGACTACCTGGCGCGCAGCGCCGAGGAGCTCGGCCAGGGCCGCGAAGTCGCCTATGCGCCGCAGCGCGTGCACGAGTTCGACGCGGTGGCGCGGCGCCTGGCCGAAGCCAGCGGCAAGATCCTGCGCGCCCAGGGCGAACTGGAACGGCGCGTGGCCGAGGCGGTGGCCGACAGCGAGCGCGCCCAGAACGCCCTGCTGCGCGGCCAGAAGCTGGAGGCGCTGGGACGCCTGACCGGCGGCATCGCGCACGAATTCAACAACCTGCTGCAGACGCTGACCACGGCGCTGCAGATGGCCTCGCTCACAGCCACGCAACCCAGGGTGCAGAGCCTGCTCGACACCTGCAAGCGCACGGTCGGGCGCGCCGCCGCGCTGACCACGCGCCTGGGTTCGTTCGGCCGGGTGCAGGACGCCAAGCTACTGACCGTCGACCCGTGCGAGCAGGTGCGCAACTCGGTGCAGCTGATGCGCGGCGTGCTGCGCCAGGACATCGACCTGCAGGTGAGCTGCGCCGCGGACGCCTGGCCGGTCACGGTCGACCCGCTGCAGTTCGACCTGGCGCTGCTGAACCTGGCCATCAACGCGCGCGACGCCATGCCGTCCGGCGGCCGCCTCGCCATCGACGTGCGCAACGTGGCGCTGGAGACGACCGCGGAGCGCGCCGGCGGCGAGTGCGTGCGGGTACGCCTGGCCGACAGCGGCGCCGGCATGCCACCCGAGGTGCTGGCGCGCGCGCTCGATCCGTTCTTTACCACCAAGGCGCCGGGCGAAGGCACCGGCCTCGGCCTGCCGCAGGCCTACGCCTTCGCCACCCAGTCGCAGGGCCACCTGGCGCTGGCCAGCAGCGTCGGCGCCGGCACCACGGTCGACATCTTCCTGCCGCGTTCGCGCCAGGCGCTGTCGCCCACGGCGGCGGCCAAGGACGGCGTTCTACCGCGCGCGGCCGGACGGGTGCTGTTCGTCGAGGACGACCCGCTGGTGCGCGAGGCGGTCCTGCCGGGCCTGGAGGAATCCGGCTTCGACGTGGTGGTGGCCGCCAGCGGCGACGAGGCACTGGCCATGATCGAGGGCGGCCTGGACGCCGACGTGGTGTTTTCCGACGTCGTCATGCCGGGCCGGGTGAGCGGCATCGACCTGGCCGCCATCCTGCACGAACGCCGCCCCGGCCTGCCAGTGGTGCTGGCCACCGGCTATACCGACCAGCGCGCCGTCGTCCCCGGTGTGCAGGTGCTGGCCAAGCCGTACGAGATCGGCCAGCTGATCGAGCTGCTGGGGTCGCTCGCGCGGGCGAATACGTAA
- the queC gene encoding 7-cyano-7-deazaguanine synthase QueC yields the protein MQQADTALVLFSGGQDSTTCLAWALERYARVETIGFDYGQRHAIELAVRPTVLSKMRALSPAWDARLGEDHLIDLSLIGRISDTALTSDVEIAMQENGLPNTFVPGRNLMFMTVAATVAYRRGLNVLVGGMCETDFSGYPDCRDDTMKALQVALNLGMATRLKVETPLMWIDKKQTWELAEQCGGQALVDLIRFDTHTCYLGERGAPHDWGYGCGTCPACALRARGYAQFAQERRAA from the coding sequence ATGCAACAAGCAGATACCGCGCTGGTTTTGTTCAGCGGTGGGCAAGATTCCACCACCTGCCTGGCCTGGGCGCTGGAGCGTTACGCGCGCGTCGAGACCATCGGCTTCGATTATGGCCAGCGCCACGCGATCGAACTGGCCGTGCGCCCGACCGTGCTGAGCAAGATGCGCGCGCTGTCGCCGGCGTGGGATGCGCGCCTCGGCGAAGACCACCTGATCGACCTGTCGCTGATCGGCCGCATCTCGGACACGGCGCTCACCAGCGACGTCGAAATCGCCATGCAGGAAAACGGTTTGCCGAACACCTTCGTGCCTGGCCGTAACCTGATGTTCATGACGGTGGCGGCGACGGTCGCCTACCGGCGCGGCTTGAACGTGCTGGTCGGCGGCATGTGCGAGACCGACTTTTCCGGCTATCCGGATTGCCGCGACGACACCATGAAGGCGCTGCAGGTCGCGCTCAACCTGGGCATGGCCACGCGCTTGAAGGTGGAGACGCCGCTGATGTGGATCGACAAGAAGCAGACCTGGGAACTGGCGGAACAGTGCGGCGGACAGGCGCTGGTCGACCTGATCCGCTTCGATACCCACACCTGCTACCTGGGCGAGCGCGGCGCGCCGCACGACTGGGGTTATGGCTGCGGCACTTGCCCGGCGTGTGCGCTGCGGGCACGCGGCTATGCGCAGTTTGCGCAGGAGCGCCGAGCCGCCTGA
- a CDS encoding GAF domain-containing sensor histidine kinase, whose protein sequence is MEGVRETRLVRLEAVQSMLLEIGQLSASCTDIVDFVGAVHRALGRIMYAENFYVTLADREDGSVRFVYFVDSVDAGPDPDQRIVLASPDQSPTAWVMLNRRALVITGDELRARKDGVGLGRGSVPEHWMGCPLLDHRHEVLGAIVIQSHLAQHTYSAEDQALFSLIANHVSNALQGLQSMDRLERAVQERTRALAREVAERRRAEQIQRALYQIADLSSAALDTDALAAAVHRIVGELMVANNFLVALAQPDSGEIVIPYCVDEKDGGAPRTRFPFGVGMVSYVLRSRQAQLHDAGSFARLQAAGRVDQPLGNLDIASWIGAPMLVDDKALGVLVVQSYDPAVVYGKAELDLLAFIASHVAVALARMEAGRAIRQARDSLENRNAELNRALTQLRDAQSELVRQEKLASLGRLVAGVAHEINTPLGICVTATSNLVQELKLTREDLAAGSLTEEGLHGFFDVLDQSLRIMTSNTQRAAALVRSFKQVAVDQSSDGIRRFDLRAYLNEVLLSLQPKLKGRPVAVELDCAPDLVLDSLPGALSQVLTNMVMNSLVHGFAQEQPGTIRIRAALEGGMVAFEYGDDGAGMDADTLGQLFDPFFTTRRGNGGSGLGAHILYNLVTGALGGSLRVESSPGKGLQYYLRFPQALAKK, encoded by the coding sequence ATGGAAGGTGTGAGGGAAACGCGGCTGGTGCGCCTGGAAGCGGTGCAATCGATGCTGCTCGAGATCGGACAATTGTCCGCCAGCTGCACCGACATCGTCGACTTCGTCGGCGCCGTGCACCGGGCGCTGGGGCGCATCATGTACGCTGAGAATTTCTACGTGACGCTGGCCGACCGCGAGGACGGCAGCGTGCGCTTCGTGTACTTCGTCGACAGCGTCGACGCCGGCCCCGACCCCGACCAGCGCATCGTGCTGGCCTCGCCCGACCAGTCGCCCACCGCCTGGGTCATGCTGAACCGCCGCGCGCTGGTGATTACCGGCGATGAGCTGCGTGCCCGCAAGGATGGCGTCGGCCTGGGCCGCGGCAGCGTGCCCGAGCACTGGATGGGCTGCCCGCTGCTGGACCACCGCCACGAGGTGCTGGGCGCGATCGTGATCCAGAGCCACCTGGCGCAGCACACCTACAGCGCGGAAGACCAGGCGCTGTTTTCGCTGATCGCCAACCACGTGTCGAACGCGCTGCAGGGCTTGCAGAGCATGGACCGCCTGGAGCGCGCCGTGCAGGAGCGCACCCGCGCGCTGGCGCGCGAGGTGGCCGAACGGCGGCGCGCCGAGCAGATCCAGCGTGCGCTGTACCAGATCGCCGACCTGTCCAGCGCCGCCCTCGACACCGATGCGCTGGCCGCCGCCGTGCACCGCATCGTCGGCGAGCTGATGGTAGCGAACAACTTCCTGGTGGCGCTGGCGCAGCCGGACAGCGGCGAGATCGTGATTCCCTATTGCGTCGACGAAAAGGACGGCGGCGCGCCGCGCACGCGCTTTCCGTTCGGGGTCGGCATGGTGTCGTACGTGCTGCGGTCGCGCCAGGCGCAGCTGCACGACGCCGGCAGCTTCGCGCGCCTGCAGGCGGCCGGCCGGGTCGACCAACCGCTCGGCAACCTCGACATCGCCAGCTGGATCGGCGCGCCGATGCTGGTGGACGACAAGGCGCTGGGCGTGCTGGTGGTGCAGAGCTACGACCCGGCCGTGGTCTACGGCAAGGCCGAGCTCGACCTGCTCGCCTTTATCGCCAGCCACGTGGCGGTGGCGCTGGCGCGCATGGAGGCCGGGCGCGCCATCCGCCAGGCGCGCGACAGCCTGGAAAACCGCAACGCCGAGCTCAACCGCGCGCTGACCCAGCTGCGCGACGCCCAATCGGAACTGGTGCGTCAGGAAAAGCTGGCCTCGCTGGGCCGGCTGGTGGCCGGCGTGGCCCACGAGATCAACACGCCGCTGGGCATCTGCGTGACCGCCACCAGCAACCTGGTGCAGGAGCTCAAGCTCACGCGCGAGGACCTGGCCGCCGGCAGCCTGACCGAGGAGGGCCTGCACGGCTTCTTCGACGTGCTCGACCAGTCGCTGCGGATCATGACCAGCAACACCCAGCGCGCCGCGGCGCTGGTGCGCAGCTTCAAGCAGGTGGCGGTGGACCAGTCCTCGGACGGCATCCGCCGCTTCGACCTGCGTGCCTACCTGAACGAGGTGCTGCTGTCGCTGCAGCCGAAATTGAAAGGGCGGCCGGTGGCAGTGGAACTGGACTGCGCGCCGGACCTGGTGCTGGACAGCCTGCCGGGCGCGTTGTCGCAGGTGCTGACCAACATGGTCATGAACTCGCTGGTGCACGGTTTCGCGCAGGAGCAGCCGGGAACCATCCGCATCCGCGCGGCGCTGGAGGGCGGCATGGTGGCGTTCGAATACGGCGACGACGGCGCCGGCATGGATGCCGACACCCTGGGTCAACTGTTCGATCCGTTCTTCACCACCCGGCGCGGCAACGGCGGCAGCGGGCTCGGTGCGCATATCCTGTACAACCTCGTGACCGGGGCGCTGGGCGGTTCGCTGCGGGTGGAGAGCAGTCCGGGCAAGGGCTTGCAGTACTACCTGCGCTTTCCGCAGGCGCTCGCCAAGAAATGA